AGAGACTGCCGTGATAGATTACATATACATGCTGTGTCATTTCCAATTAGCTCAAATTGACTGTGTACTGCATTATGCTGTTAGTGCGCAGAAGATCAATAAATATGTACAGAATCCAACGGCTCGCTCTTATTTTCCCATCTCATTCTAGTAGGTCTCGGGCAGATCATGGTAGCACGATGTTTAATGCTGCAGCGTAGGGGGGCAGGTGGTGTATAGACACCATTCAGATTTAGCCTATTCAATCCAAAGTCTCCTAACTCTCCATTCATGCATAGCAAAACACCATCTGGTCCTGTTTGGCCTCCAGCAACCACAGCTGACCAAAAAAATGATAACAACAGCTGTTCTAACACAAAAGCCAAACAAAGGGAGGCAGGGGAAGGTTAGAACCAGGTCCGAGCCTCATGTAGTGAAGAGGTTAAGACGCAGGCAGCTAATTCAAGTGATCGGGGaaacgacaaaaaaaaacaacaaaacatttaattagtCAAAAGCATTATTTTAACCGGAGAAATGTCCGTAGTATGTCATGTTCCCACCATGTGAGGGTTATTAAAAACATTGCTCATTTAATACAGCAGGAAAACCATACCCCCAATTAGAAAACGATGTAATAGGGAACAGGTTAAATGTACATAATATGtcatctaaattatattatcTAATAAGTAAGGTATTGTTgctatgtgtttgtgtgtatatatatatatatatatatatatatatataattttacactaattatatatttaattaaccaCAATACCATatgaataatattgtttttacaaTTGGCCCCCAGGCGTTAATACCAGTATATGGTGTGTAATGTAGTTATTGCTCATGTATacctttctttttaatttaactttctttgttttaacatttccttgtcatatgtatatatgtatttatagttGTATGATGAATTTGCATACCACTTTCCTAAATACAGTGTTAAGAATGGCATTAAGTAAGCTCGAATTTGACATTATCTAAAGCCCAGTAGGGCAGGAGTGATAAATATTCCTGTGTACGGTAGGCGTGCGGGGATTTCTCTTGCTTAATTTAAACCATGACATTTAAATTGAACAGTTTATATTTgaggacatttttaaaacactaaTTAAACAGACTTTGCCATAATTCATGACAAATAATTCTAAAGTGCTTAATTAAAGGTGTTAAAATCGTGGATTTATAAAATCAGTTAAGTAGCACAGTCACACCGGCACTGACTGCTTGAAGATAAAACATTCCCACTTAAGATttctatctttaaaaaaaatctagaataaaaaataacatttgttttttttcatgtatttttcatGTTCTTGTATTGCAACAACTTGTGGAAGTGTATGTTAGCCTATAACACATGTAAATAAGAACATTCAAGTCGAGCCATTGTTTAAAGATCTAGTTGCAACTCATTCCAGGTGGTCATTCAAGGAACGGCAGGTGCAAAACAAGAGGGTAAAAGGTACTTGCGTTTTACATTGTTTAATTCAATGGCTTTTTTCTTTATCCAAGCCACATAGTGTTTGTTTATTACACAGTGTGTTGAAAAAGCTTGTGATAAACTGTTAATATGACAATGTATattcaaagaataaaatgatgatATTCAAAGAAGGGAATCTAAAAAAAGGCTTTGAAGGAGAATGGGAATCTGTAACTTATTCAATATGTTGGCCTATTTAAAGGTATCATAAAGGTCTTACAAGGAAAcatcatttttcctgctgtaaagactcagaccttaatcattcCTTGGTGTTGTTATCAGGATTCACGTaccatatgcttatcccatgcatgtttggtTAACATCAGGGAATGAATTCATCTACAgtcctttcagtaaagtataaCTTCTTTACATTGCATCTAAGCCCCTGACCCTCTGGTCAAAAAGAAGGTCAAGAATGTATAATCTAGAACTAATTTTTGTGTGCGTATTGGGCTAGCTGATTAGCTGAAATGCAAAACAACCACTTTGGGTTTTAATTCACCTCTGGTGGATAATAGGGTTATAGACTCATGTTTTGGGAGACTCCTAATGAAATGCGGCTTGTAATTGACACATACAGTAGATGTTCAGCAACGTGACCTGCATACGGATAGTTGGGTTCCAGCACTTGTCTTCCATGTGCAGGTTATAGGGTCAATGGTGGCCAGATGGGCAGAGAGAAGTCCGTTGCTCCTACAGATGGCAAACTCTTATGGGAAGAATCTTCAGCAGAATTTAACATTATCCATGGGTCTTTCTAGAGCTCCAGAAAGTAGGTAATCTTAATAATGTACTAAGAAATTGTGCTGAATCCCTTGATACGTAACCCGCCATAAGTTCCGTGTTAATGATCTTGTACATAATGAGCATTAAATATTCACTAACGGCAGTCCTAACATATAGtggcatttactttttttatataaaggtcTGCTTTCATATTTTATGTACCGGACCAAATCATTTCTAACAATGGTGGTTTGTGCAAACCAAAAATACTTGTGTGTAACCACTCAATACCTATACGTAAATAACAACAATGTACTcattaaatattactttacaaattcattatttataaacTACAACATTACACCCATTCTCTATTACAACAGTAACTGTTCCCtttccagatatttttttttcccttttaatttggtctctggaCAAAAGTCTCAGATGATGTCATTGTTTCTAAATTACGATTCTGGTCAGGCTTTCTAGTTTgctgtttttaattttcattttatcataaGCAGTTTAAGATTGTTGCCAACAGTAATTTGCAATTTTTATCAAGACCTCTTCATTATGGCTTGTGACAGGACAGATGCTGTAATTAATCTTGCAAGACAACAGGGGAATTGTGTCCGTAACACATACGGAGCTGCAGGAAGAGGGGAGCGAGACATGGCAATAAATGAATCTACTTTGTTCTGAAATGTAAACAAGAACAAACAGATCTGACATTATCCCTCTGACTATTCCTGAGCAACCAGGTACCTGTCATGTCACATAAAACATCGTGTGTACAACACCTTCGACGTCTGGGCTTTGGTAAAGCTGTAGCCTAACAGTtgatacaaagtaacaaaatacaGCTGAGCCGCTGGTTAATATTTAATCCGGAATGACTAAAGATGTAACATGGATTTTCATCAACTGATGAGTGGAACATTTGCCTCTAGCAAACCGCCCAGTGTGAATTATGGAGCAGTGCCGAGTGTGGAAATGTCGGTAGTCTAGTGAAAACACAGTGATTAGTGATACCAACAGAATGGTTCTTCTTAATTTGTTCAAGGTGTCAGATTaagataatgtgtgtgtgtgtggtggggggggggttctgcatgATGCCAAAACGATGGCCCCCATCCTTGTACTCTTACATTGGATTCATGGCAAGATTGgttgtaaataataatttagcatGAATTACTCTTTTTAACCCATACAGTATGTAGCGTTGTGTAATGTCAAGAGGACATCCCAAGCTTCaagttatatttaaatgtaaggaTTGGTACTGATGAcaacatattaatgttttttctttacgagtcaatataaaaaataaatgtgggaTGCTGCGTGACTCCAAGATTTGTTATATTAACTTCATGAAGGAACTGGTAATTTGTAAGTAATCTAACTCTACTGTACACAACTGTAGAATATAATGGCTTTAATTGATAACATTTTACAGTAGAAGCTCGCTTGCTAAAATAATCCAGATAAAGTCCACCAACTGTTTCAACATAGAGTGACAGTAGGATTCCATTGCAATATTTTAGCCCACCATCCCTCATAAAAGAACATATAGATGAGGTGCCCTGGCTATGCCTTTTGAGGGGTGTCAGAACtgtaaaatactaataaaaataatttaaatgtggAACATTAAACAAATACCACCAAATGTGATAGCTGGGGTTCAAAGGTGGATTCTAAAATAGGtttaattgtataaaatatagGGTCCTATTTTGCTTGACCCATAAAAATCTCCCCCATACCTCCAACAGCCCTTTAATTAGAAATGTCATATTGATGCTGCCTAGGGCTAAATTAGATTGATGTACAAATAAAGAACGGATAAATTAGAACAGGGCAAAAAAACGTTAATGAGttgattttctaaaacaaactACCATACACAGCATTACAGAAACATGTTTATTCTATCGCAAGataaaagcaatttttttcagttaagcaaaaatacaaacaaCTTAACTGCTGCTATCGGAActcataaaaaagtataaaacagcTTAAAAACACAAGAAGCGATGTAGCAATTAATGAATCTGTAACAGTGTTACATTAAAGCCTTGTTTATGAAAACCTTTTACAACAAATTATTAGTTAAAATAACAactcaaagaaaatatatacaccTTACTCAGGgtaccttttttaaatattctactGGTAGTACAGTACTTGTAGCAGTAATAGTATCTGTACAATATCTTATCATATTAAGTGCATTTCCcttttgaaaaatacattattttaataagaaatgtGTCACTTAAACATTAAGAAATGTGTCACTTAAACACATTCACATTTTTATCTATGCAGAATGTATATGTCGGGGACACAGAACCAATCAACATACTGTTACAGTGTATTGGAAACTTAAAATTTGGTAGCTAATGAGCCAGGTTTCTTTTTAAGCAtagacatacaaaaaaaattcagagaaagggaaaaaaaaaaaaaaactttggcaAACATCCTTGATTTACATTATACCATATGACAAAAATGCCATTAACTACATATGTTTTACAAATGCACTTGCATGATTGTGACTTTATCACTTTACAGGTAGTAACAAACATATTAGAAGTCTGAGAGTTTCAAATGCTTACAATGCATCCTCGAAAGCACAGTGGGGATCCGACATGGGGCAGAAGGTCCATGGTTTTTAGTGATTTCCAGGTGGCTTTATTAGACCACTCATTTCACATATGTTAGGAAGAAAATGtccaataaattaaaaaggcaacacatggaaaaaaaaaagtcaccttTTCTTTACTTTTCCAGAGAGCGGATTTACAAGATGCTAAAATATGATACACAGATACATCGTAGTCCTTTATTGCCTATCTAATAGACACTTAAAGAGAATCCCTTGGTCCATTATGCACAGGCTGCATAACCTTGCTCGGACAAATTTACAACATACACTTCTTCCCTTAAAGAGATGAAATAACTTTTCAATGAATCCACCGGATGGTTAGAAAATACTGACTTGAGATAACACTTGAGTCTGTGTCTGGGACTGTAATAATGGTTGGTGGTGTTGAGATGCAGGGGGCGGGCTACCAATATGGGGAATTGGTGATGCTATTTGGGTAGGTACCCCAGACTGAGAAGTAGCAGGAGATTGTTGCTGTGGAGACATTTGAGACTGATGCTGCATTTGCTGCATCTGTTGCTGCTGCAACTGTTGTTGCTGCATCTgctgtaagtgtatgtgttgaagctgttgttgtatttgctgctgctgttgttgctgcagctgctgctgcatgTGATGTTGaaaatgctgctgctgcatctGTTGCTGGATCTGCTGGTGCATTTGATGCTGGtggagctgctgctgttgcaTTTGTTGaagctgttgttgctgtaactGCTGAAGCTGATGCTGCTGTGTCTGCATGGATGGACTCACTTGAGAGGAGGGTGGTGTGGCCACCATTGGTGCACCCATGGAGCTCATCAAAGGTGTTCCCATGCTGCCTGGCATGTTGGGTGAAATAGTAACAGATGTGACAATCTGGCTTGAAGGTAACCTCATGTTTAAAGGTTTGGGTGCAATCGCCCTTGGGAGAGATTGCTGGAGATTCTGTGCAGCAACTGAAACAGATGTATGTTGGGAAAGTGAATTGTTGAGCAGCAGGCTGGAGGACAAGTTGGTAGATGCCAATGTTTGCTGGACGGAGCGTATTGTCTGAGCTTCAGCAGATTCTGCCGCAGCCTAAAGTGCATTGGAATAAAGAAAATCATTAACAACtcagattttttaaatgaatttagtttaaaaaaatgacaatgtcACTTACCATATGCAGACATAAGACTAAAGCAATCCTAATAACTCAGAATCACTTTTAAAGTCATGTACACAAAGCAATGTGTCTTCACTACTAATCTAACAAAATCTATTCTTGAATACAGTTATATGCTTTTGTGCAGACAATTTGTTGTAGCGATTTACTTTGTGTCATAGAATAAGAGTTCTGAGAATAAGAGTCACAGTGACATGCATTCAAATGAAAATGTTGGTTGGCCAATATTGTAGTATACAGGTCAAGATTGGAGCAAGACCCAGGACCAGCTTGCCGGCCCATGTAGGTGCCAATCGGGCTCATCCTTCAGAAACACAAGGAACAGCTTTAGATCACAGGTCTGGCTCACGTGACTTCTTCCAACTAGAGATCCCCTAACCATAACATGCTAATGTAAGGGTTTTTAACTGGATGTGAGTTATTTAGAAATGTAACTCTTTCCTTGaggtttttcttgttttgtgctAAACATAAACTTTGTGTATCAATATAAATGCTAGGTCTAGTGAGAATGTGACATAAATCTGCAATCTAATTGGACATTTGTATTACAATACCAATCCATAAAACAATCTAGAAAAAATACTTGAAAGCTACACAAAACTAGTACGAATTCGAGGTCAAGATTGTAAACCGAGATGTGACCTCTccactaatttatttttttgatcttTAAGTCCGGGCCGTGACTAATGTATTTTAAGCAGACATAtagcaaagtaaaataaataaatctgggTGGAACTGATGATTACTCAAAGATTGTGAAATTTTAACTTGTTTTTGTCCAGAATCCCCTCATTAATAATAGGCACTTCTGATCTCTTTGTGTGAATTAACTTGAATTTTTAACAAGGCAGCTCTGATCCTAGGAGGACATTAAGATCTGTTTGTGCACTAATGTCTTTTCTACAGTTCTGCATCAGCAGAGGCTATTCATAAAACTCTTTATCTAAATTACATCTGCTAATCAGATTAAAGAAGAAACACAATAAACAACCACTCCTCATTCTTGTAGCCCAGCTCTGTACCTAATTGCTTCTTCAAATTTGTTTGAGCTTTAACTGAAGGCCTTGATGTGGGAATGGACTGATTTGTAACAAGCTTACATGGGCATGGTAGCTactttacttttatatacaaaGTGTTTCGCCAAGAAGAATGCATACGTAATGGGATTTTATACAGCCGGTCACAATGTCGatatcaaatttattttttcttaacggCCCTGCTCACCTATCCactataacataaaataatctattcactaaagggagcgtTTGCATGAGAGTTGTGTTTTTAACTACTTGACTTCAAAATTAAACTTGGGACAACAGCTTAGACACAGATTCAGGCTTGTTTTCTGTCTATACTactaagaccaaggactgattaaggcttacttgaaactacaaaaaaaccttaaaacccAAATGAAATGTATAACTGGCAGTGGCCACTCATTCAAAATAAGACCAAAATAAGAAGTTTATTTCCacaattaaatatgaaattatatcTCAGATATGAAATGTTCTACTGACACTTACCTTAGACACTAGACTTGCTCTATAGGCTGCAAGAGCTTTCAGATATTCTTTCTTGGCagcttctgtttttcttttatatacctTAAAAACACAAGATCCTTATTCGTTAAAATGATTTCTGATGGGAAATTGTGCACTGAGAATTACTAAGGGACGTTTATGAAACACACAATGACACTATTTTGGATTACATTCTATACTAATccctatatatatgtaaagtgtACTCTTTTGAAGCAGTTATGTAGCCCCAGCTAAAAACCTCTAATAATGTAAAGCCAAAAATGAAtggttattttgtttaaattagcTTAAATAAACTTGTTTGGTTTCACgaaacataaaatttaaaatgtacaatgggaatttaaaatacatattgagTTAGATAAAAATATGACGTGTATATCGTTTAATCTATGCCAGTGCAGTTCATTAAATATCTGGACTCCTTTTCATTAGAATAAGACTTCAGTggtctatttttttctattgacTGCGATTATATTTTGCCTGCCTCCCTGAGTGACTTACTCTGGCCCTCAatagtaatttgtgtgtgtgtgtgtgtgtgtgtgtgtctttgtaCAATTGCCATTCAACAAGGACCCAGTTGTTTCACGGAGCCAAAACTTCCCCTTTATAAATCAGCATCGTTAAATCATAACACGGAAAGTCTGGTAGAAAGCAGATGCCTTGGAAAACTTGTACAGACTGCCTTCAAGTTTCATTAGCAACATTCAAACCACAGAAATAATGAAACTAAAAACGTTAAAGGTTCAAGTGTGTTTGAAAGTTTTaatattatcaaaaaaaaaatattttccatgtaAACATTGCCGTAAAGTTCTACTAAAATAGGGGGAACAGTAGtaaagaaatgttttcaataaacatctttaaccccttaatgacaaaggccgtacatgtacgcgggctcaaaatgcattgttttcaatgggtttagggaccgcccattgtccttaaggggttaaatactatAGTGATATATATTGAATGATGAAAACAACTTCTATTgtatttctattgtatttttaatggaatttcaAAATGAATTTACAGAACAGTAATCTGTCGACTCTTGGGTGTATTCAGATGACGCGCACAATTTCCAGGAAATCAGAACATTTGTtagtctttaaaaataatggtctttttttgtacatgaaacatattttattgatgTCTAATGAAAACATTCAGTGTTTACAGAAAtactttataattttaataatgataaatgtcATTAATGACAATGTGTTTACCTGTTTTTGTTCTTCTCCTAAACCGTCCCACATTGAGGCCACAATTTTCGACACCTCGCCAAAAGTAGCATTGGGATTTTGGCCTTTGATTGCTGCTTGTGTGTCTCTAAAAAACAAAGCGTAGGCAGAAACCGGCTTCTGAGGTTCATTGGggtctttctttttcttcttctttggtGTCTTTGGTTTCTTGCCAGAGTCTGGTGCAGCTCTTTTCTCTCCGATTGTCTaccaaagtaatttaaaaacagttaaatgtatttatttttgattaAGTAGCACAATGCCAATAAAGGTTCCtccaatataaaaatgaatcacGTTCATTCAGCAATACATGTGTGATAGTATTTGCCATCCAACATTAAAGCTTATACTACACATTTAAAAAGCTAAAATCCCattataatcaaaataaatttGTTCATCAAAACATCCAAATATTCTTAGGCTCAAGACTTAATGTAAGAGGAACAGTAACCATATGAATTTTGCTACTTACAGCATTTCAAATGAAGGTgacttccaaaaaaaatattacatgctttaactttaactatttttaattcaggatgAAATTGAGATTTTGGACTTTGTTTTATTGACTGCAAGGTACAGTTGAAAATTCATTCTTAACTAACATTGAAGTTTCAGAACTTCTACTGCATGGGAATGGCACAAAACAAccaaaagaagggaaaaattgtttttttaagaaatatgcCTAAACGGAGCAGAGTCTGGGTAGGGAAGGTATGGCTAGCTGCAGAGACGTAAGAGTACACTAAACACTGTTTTCCCCACCTGGAACCCCTCTGGAACAGCTGCTCTATTTACGAAGCTCCATGGCCAAGACTTCCCAAGCATGCTCAAACACACCACTAATGTAAACACACTGAATTGTTACAAGATGCTAATCAAACTCACTCCTTTTCTGCTTTGTAGGATGTGTTTTTTAATGTGTGCCTACTTCTGATCTCCTACTCCACAAGAAACAACTACTGTCATCTACCAAATGGTTTCTCAAAAATTCTCTGGATGCATATCTTCTACATGAAATGTTACCTTGGCCATGCAGTGGAAAAGTCAGTGTTCCTCTTATATGTACAGATCGCCATGTCATACCGTAAACTTACTTTTCCACATTTCtatatcttaaaaaaagaatattacataattaaatatgtatttaccaAACTCACTCTGTTTGTTTCATCAGCATCCTCTTCGTTGACGGAACTAGAAGGTGATGGTGTCGCCGACTTGCTTGCAGGTGGAGAAGGAGATGTATGTGGGATGACGGTGCCACCGATATTGAGTCCCAGTTGAGCACTGAGCTGAGATTGGTTTATGGTGGTTAGTTGACTAGGAGACATTATTCCCGCCCGTGCCACATCAGTCATGTGAACCAGCGATCTCATAATTAAGGAGTGATCTTGTCGATACTGAGCCATCTGGGCATGTCTttgttcctaaaaaaaaaaaaaaaaatgagtatattgTTAGAAAAACAATAGAATTATTTTAAGGTAAAGAGGAAACGCTGGTGgtgttcttcatttttttccattccattttacaataaatagaaatagaaatacaATTCATGTACTGTACTTGGGTAATAATAGACACCAAATAggctcattatttttttgttatattttatattatacatgaattcaaaataatgatttatgtaTCAGAACATTCTGTTTTCTAACATTCAGCTATTATCACAGTATATATTtcgaaaaatattttgtacaagTGTATAATTTTTCTAGTTTAAAGActcaatgtcatttttttgtaacacCTTTTCGAATGTCTGCataatttgcttttaatttttgGCTTGATAAATGGTCACCCATTTGCATTGGAAGGATTGGCAAtgagatttttcaaaaaaagaaaacactcaAGGATAATAGTGTGGAATATTCTATTAAAAGTAGGAAAATAGAGGGAAGTAATATTGTAATATGTCTTTAAGGACATCCAAATAATGTATTGGCAAAGCTAAATTTGTTTGGTACAATAGGTACATTATTTGTACaagaatgttatttaaacacttGTAAGAGCAATTTAATAGGCACcaaattattttactaaattatattaattaaacagTATTAGATGTACTATTTAATAGTGTTTTGGTAATTAAATCTACACATGAAAAAACATGATTAATAggcttattttttgtttattttaattaatctaCTAATTGACTCTGTAGTATTCTACTTGTATATACCTGTATAGGCCTAAGAAAAGTGTTTGCATAAAAATGTTGCCTACCCTGGGTCAATGTTGCCCAAGTATTTTGTAGGGATTACAGTCAATTTAAAGAAAACCTCATGTTTTTTACTATACTAGATATTGGCTTTAATGGTGTATAGCTCTCAACATAAATGCTGGACAGCAATGGTCTACGTTAAACCAGATTCTAAGGTAAgggtattagttactgaaaccATAGCTGTCAACCTTAATCATTGACCATTTTGTGTGTATGGTAATTAATAATTCTAATTGTGATTTGCCAATACAgttacttatacacacacacacacatatatatatatatatatatatatatatatatatatatatatataatgtaatatataacttgcacattttaaaaaaagtataaaatatgatttatttggATTAAATAAATCTTCCCTAAAGTATATTTATTAGCATGCAAATATTATTCAGAGCAGAGAGATTTACATATGAAACTCTGAGTAGAAGAAAAGGAATCATTAAGAAATCATATGCAGAGTGTGTTAATTTACTTGGCTTGAATAAATTTAAAAGTCAAAGCTATAAATTGAtttgatgtaaaataaaatgtcaattcTATAGACACTTACTAGGAGGcaataaaatgtctattttctCCACTTGCGTTGTAATGACTGCTGAAAGAAGTGCTTCTGTTCACTCTGctctgttattgtatttttagtttGTTCTTCTTTTAATAGACTAACATATTAACCTTGTTTACCCTAGTGTATAGTGCTCTTAGTTCTTGCGGGTAC
The nucleotide sequence above comes from Spea bombifrons isolate aSpeBom1 chromosome 10, aSpeBom1.2.pri, whole genome shotgun sequence. Encoded proteins:
- the TOX3 gene encoding TOX high mobility group box family member 3 isoform X2, producing the protein MDVRFYPAAAGNALPAGDASTLDFSQCLDYYSYKFGNNNNYMNMAEANNAFLAANEKQQWADECFKTFHTPSLGDEEFEIPPITPPPETDPGLGMNDVLLPFQMMGEALAAQGNEYAPQFPPQSLDLPSITISRNMVDQEGTLHGNVLTMEQRHAQMAQYRQDHSLIMRSLVHMTDVARAGIMSPSQLTTINQSQLSAQLGLNIGGTVIPHTSPSPPASKSATPSPSSSVNEEDADETNRTIGEKRAAPDSGKKPKTPKKKKKKDPNEPQKPVSAYALFFRDTQAAIKGQNPNATFGEVSKIVASMWDGLGEEQKQVYKRKTEAAKKEYLKALAAYRASLVSKAAAESAEAQTIRSVQQTLASTNLSSSLLLNNSLSQHTSVSVAAQNLQQSLPRAIAPKPLNMRLPSSQIVTSVTISPNMPGSMGTPLMSSMGAPMVATPPSSQVSPSMQTQQHQLQQLQQQQLQQMQQQQLHQHQMHQQIQQQMQQQHFQHHMQQQLQQQQQQQIQQQLQHIHLQQMQQQQLQQQQMQQMQHQSQMSPQQQSPATSQSGVPTQIASPIPHIGSPPPASQHHQPLLQSQTQTQVLSQVSIF
- the TOX3 gene encoding TOX high mobility group box family member 3 isoform X1; this translates as MDVRFYPAAAGNALPAGDASTLDFSQCLDYYSYKFGNNNNYMNMAEANNAFLAANEKQQWADECFKTFHTPSLGDEEFEIPPITPPPETDPGLGMNDVLLPFQMMGEALAAQGNEYAPQFPPQSLDLPSITISRNMVDQEGTLHGNVLTMEQRHAQMAQYRQDHSLIMRSLVHMTDVARAGIMSPSQLTTINQSQLSAQLGLNIGGTVIPHTSPSPPASKSATPSPSSSVNEEDADETNRVSLTIGEKRAAPDSGKKPKTPKKKKKKDPNEPQKPVSAYALFFRDTQAAIKGQNPNATFGEVSKIVASMWDGLGEEQKQVYKRKTEAAKKEYLKALAAYRASLVSKAAAESAEAQTIRSVQQTLASTNLSSSLLLNNSLSQHTSVSVAAQNLQQSLPRAIAPKPLNMRLPSSQIVTSVTISPNMPGSMGTPLMSSMGAPMVATPPSSQVSPSMQTQQHQLQQLQQQQLQQMQQQQLHQHQMHQQIQQQMQQQHFQHHMQQQLQQQQQQQIQQQLQHIHLQQMQQQQLQQQQMQQMQHQSQMSPQQQSPATSQSGVPTQIASPIPHIGSPPPASQHHQPLLQSQTQTQVLSQVSIF